A window from Flavobacterium gyeonganense encodes these proteins:
- a CDS encoding sugar porter family MFS transporter — translation MNKILIWSVTAALAGFLFGFDTVVISGADKQLQLLWHSSDAFHGSVVMAMALWGTVVGAIFGGIPTNIIGRKKTLFWIGILYFLSAIGAAFANDPFVFAAFRFIGGLGVGASTIAAPAYVSEIAPADKRGRLVALYQFNIVLGILIAFISNYFLKDIGENAWRWMIGVQAIPSFIYILFILTIPESPRWLLSKNRDEEARKVLFKIDPSADLKDIMDDSRENGSTRHENIFMKKYRFPLILAFLIAFFNQFSGINAFLYYAPRIFEEAGLGQNTALLSSIGIGITNLIFTLIGVALIDKLGRKLLMYIGSIGYIISLGLVSASFYYNWGGLSVPIFLFLFIASHAIGQGAVIWVFISEIFPNHIRASGQAFGSSVHWVLAAIIPSLIPMLFSEIGPEVVFLIFTLMMVLQLLFVIFMMPETKGISLEVLSETLTKKNNHKNEIKETSTAGIL, via the coding sequence ATGAACAAGATATTGATTTGGTCTGTTACTGCTGCACTGGCAGGTTTTCTATTCGGTTTTGATACCGTAGTTATTTCTGGAGCTGATAAACAATTACAGCTTCTTTGGCATTCATCTGATGCTTTTCACGGATCTGTTGTTATGGCAATGGCACTGTGGGGTACGGTTGTAGGGGCTATTTTTGGAGGAATTCCAACCAATATAATAGGCCGTAAAAAAACACTGTTCTGGATAGGAATTTTATACTTTCTTTCTGCTATTGGTGCTGCTTTTGCAAATGATCCATTTGTATTTGCTGCTTTCAGATTTATTGGAGGCTTGGGTGTTGGGGCTTCAACTATTGCAGCGCCGGCCTATGTTTCCGAAATTGCTCCGGCTGACAAACGCGGACGTTTAGTAGCGCTGTATCAGTTTAATATTGTACTTGGAATTTTAATTGCATTTATCTCCAACTACTTTTTAAAAGATATTGGAGAAAATGCCTGGCGCTGGATGATAGGAGTGCAGGCTATTCCTTCTTTTATTTACATTCTTTTTATACTTACAATTCCGGAAAGCCCAAGATGGCTATTGTCTAAAAATCGTGATGAAGAAGCACGTAAGGTGTTGTTTAAAATTGATCCTTCTGCAGATCTTAAAGATATCATGGATGATTCAAGAGAAAATGGTAGTACTAGACATGAAAATATCTTCATGAAAAAATACCGTTTTCCTTTAATCCTGGCTTTTTTAATTGCTTTTTTTAATCAGTTTTCGGGAATCAATGCTTTTTTATATTATGCACCCAGAATTTTTGAAGAAGCAGGTTTAGGACAAAACACCGCTTTATTAAGTAGTATCGGAATCGGAATTACGAATCTTATATTCACTTTAATCGGAGTAGCATTAATTGACAAATTAGGAAGAAAGTTGTTAATGTACATTGGTTCTATAGGATATATTATTTCTTTAGGATTGGTCTCTGCTTCGTTTTATTACAATTGGGGAGGCTTATCTGTACCTATTTTCCTTTTCTTATTTATTGCTTCGCATGCCATTGGCCAAGGTGCTGTAATCTGGGTTTTCATCTCAGAAATTTTTCCAAATCATATTCGTGCTTCTGGACAGGCATTTGGAAGTTCAGTACATTGGGTTTTGGCAGCAATTATCCCATCTTTAATACCGATGCTATTTTCAGAAATTGGCCCGGAAGTAGTATTCTTAATTTTTACATTGATGATGGTGTTGCAATTATTGTTTGTAATTTTTATGATGCCTGAAACCAAAGGAATCTCTTTAGAAGTATTGAGTGAAACGCTAACTAAAAAAAATAACCACAAAAATGAAATCAAAGAAACATCTACCGCTGGCATTTTATAG
- a CDS encoding hybrid sensor histidine kinase/response regulator transcription factor, with product MINFKGEAARRNIDFQLICKNKNLELFIDRELIDKVYFNLLSNAFKFTPDNGKINISIIENQDNTVKIHFKDSGIGIPDDELSNVFNPFFRASNNNKNSSGIGLHLSKEFVLLHQGTIELKSKQGSEFVITLLKGVSHLQPSEIINKAEKLTITTNLITDNLDIESELNETNVISESEKHTLLVLEDNIDLVAFLKAKLSNEYVIYTSDGSDAIEKAIEIIPDIIICDINLVDKDGYEISKELKKDLRSSHIPIIILTAQSNKESVLKGLQSGVDQYLTKPFSLSILKQSISSLLFNREKLRYYYTNNIYRVEPESKFGNQEQSFITKMNDIIKKNVENPKFSVEDLADKLGVSRVQLYRKVKAIIGINISDHINNVKLEKAAELLKLNNMNISEIAYSLGFSSPNYFSTAFKNKFGISPKEYKSSN from the coding sequence ATGATTAATTTTAAAGGTGAAGCTGCCCGTAGAAATATCGATTTTCAACTTATTTGTAAAAACAAAAATCTAGAATTATTTATTGATAGGGAGCTCATAGATAAGGTGTATTTCAATTTATTGTCAAATGCCTTTAAATTTACGCCGGACAATGGTAAAATTAATATTTCGATTATAGAAAATCAAGATAATACAGTAAAGATCCATTTCAAAGATTCTGGAATTGGAATTCCCGACGATGAGCTTTCAAATGTTTTTAATCCGTTTTTCAGGGCTTCAAATAATAATAAGAATAGTTCAGGAATTGGGCTTCATCTCTCAAAAGAATTTGTGCTTTTGCATCAGGGAACGATTGAATTGAAATCAAAACAGGGAAGCGAATTTGTAATTACTTTATTGAAAGGAGTAAGCCATTTACAGCCTTCTGAAATTATAAATAAAGCTGAAAAACTAACTATAACAACAAATTTAATTACAGATAATCTTGATATAGAATCTGAGTTGAATGAGACAAATGTAATTTCTGAATCAGAAAAACATACCCTTTTGGTTCTAGAAGACAATATAGATTTGGTTGCCTTTTTAAAGGCTAAATTATCGAATGAATATGTCATTTATACTTCTGACGGAAGCGACGCTATTGAAAAAGCAATAGAAATTATTCCTGATATTATCATTTGCGACATTAATCTGGTAGACAAAGACGGTTACGAAATCAGTAAAGAATTGAAAAAAGATTTACGTTCGTCACATATTCCCATTATTATTTTAACAGCGCAGAGCAACAAAGAATCTGTTTTAAAAGGATTGCAAAGTGGAGTAGATCAGTATCTAACGAAGCCTTTTAGTCTCTCTATTTTAAAACAATCTATATCAAGCCTGCTTTTCAACAGAGAGAAACTTCGTTATTACTATACTAATAATATTTATCGTGTTGAACCTGAGTCGAAATTTGGCAATCAGGAACAATCCTTTATTACGAAAATGAATGATATTATTAAGAAAAATGTCGAAAATCCTAAATTCTCGGTAGAAGATTTAGCTGATAAACTTGGAGTTTCAAGAGTTCAGTTGTATCGAAAAGTAAAAGCAATTATAGGAATTAATATCAGCGACCATATAAATAATGTAAAATTGGAGAAAGCGGCAGAGCTTTTAAAGTTAAATAACATGAATATTTCTGAAATTGCATATTCACTTGGATTCTCATCTCCAAACTATTTTTCTACAGCTTTTAAGAATAAATTTGGAATTTCACCAAAGGAATACAAATCATCCAATTAA
- a CDS encoding RagB/SusD family nutrient uptake outer membrane protein, which yields MKKILYIAGFAVMGFFTSCSDFLENDPRGVLSEEDIVTPQSVEGFMNAAYAQLGNDHYDSPYSLWPFGNVRSDDAYKGGSGTNDIQDFHFFEVSNNIRPDFGELDNFWYISYVGVSRTNKALKTLEQLSEADYPLKKTRMAEMRFLRGHFYFMLKIMFRNVPYITEDVPVEDYKTISNKALSNEELWNKIAEDFQAAADNLPDTQPQVGRATKKAAYAYLAKTRLYQAYTQDETFKVTGINQQHLQEVIAATDNVIGKASLEPDFANNFLPGTYENGPESIFSIQFSDNDGTLYGRLNFSDVLSTPQGLGCCDFHKPSQNLVNAFKTGANGLPEFDTYNNEDFDYKNIDANTVDPRLYHTVAMPGLPYKYDPEFLYVEAWVRSPGTYGYFASLKENVAPNCSCVVNIDPFYGNSKNRIQIRYADVILMRAEALIELGRQSEALPLINQIRERAAQSTGRLPYVKNFKINTYVDGGNCNWTQDFARKALRWERRLELAMEGSRFFDLVRWGITDQVMNDFYAKEKTKRTYYQDAFFDAHKEEYCPIPLKQINFSQGLYKQNPGY from the coding sequence ATGAAAAAAATACTATATATAGCAGGATTTGCAGTGATGGGTTTCTTCACTTCCTGTTCCGATTTTTTAGAAAATGATCCGCGTGGTGTGTTGTCAGAAGAAGATATTGTTACACCGCAGTCGGTTGAAGGATTTATGAATGCAGCTTATGCACAGTTAGGAAATGATCATTACGATTCTCCGTACAGTTTATGGCCGTTTGGAAATGTTCGTTCTGATGATGCTTATAAAGGCGGAAGCGGTACAAATGACATTCAGGATTTTCACTTTTTTGAAGTTTCAAATAACATTCGTCCGGATTTTGGAGAACTGGATAATTTCTGGTACATAAGTTATGTAGGTGTTTCAAGAACCAATAAAGCGTTGAAAACCTTAGAGCAGCTCTCAGAAGCAGATTATCCGTTGAAAAAAACAAGAATGGCTGAAATGCGTTTTTTAAGGGGACATTTTTATTTTATGCTTAAAATCATGTTCAGAAATGTACCTTATATTACCGAAGATGTTCCGGTAGAAGATTATAAAACGATTTCAAACAAAGCACTTTCAAATGAAGAACTTTGGAATAAAATTGCTGAAGATTTTCAGGCTGCAGCCGATAATTTGCCAGATACACAGCCACAGGTGGGGCGTGCCACTAAAAAAGCAGCTTATGCTTATTTGGCAAAAACAAGATTGTACCAGGCGTACACACAGGATGAAACATTCAAAGTTACAGGTATAAACCAGCAGCATCTGCAGGAAGTAATTGCGGCAACAGATAATGTAATCGGAAAAGCTTCTTTAGAACCTGATTTTGCAAACAACTTCCTGCCGGGAACTTACGAGAATGGACCGGAATCTATTTTCTCAATTCAGTTCTCTGATAATGACGGAACGCTTTACGGAAGATTGAATTTCTCAGACGTTCTTTCAACGCCACAAGGTTTAGGCTGTTGTGATTTTCATAAGCCAAGTCAGAATTTAGTGAATGCTTTTAAAACCGGTGCAAACGGTCTGCCTGAATTTGATACTTACAATAACGAAGATTTTGATTATAAAAATATAGATGCCAATACTGTTGATCCGAGATTGTATCATACAGTTGCGATGCCAGGTCTGCCTTATAAATATGACCCTGAATTTCTGTATGTTGAAGCTTGGGTAAGATCACCGGGAACCTATGGCTATTTTGCTTCTTTAAAGGAAAATGTTGCCCCAAATTGCAGTTGTGTTGTAAATATTGATCCGTTTTACGGAAATTCAAAAAACAGAATTCAGATTCGTTATGCTGATGTGATTTTGATGCGTGCGGAAGCTTTGATTGAATTAGGAAGACAATCTGAAGCTTTGCCGTTAATTAATCAAATCAGAGAAAGGGCAGCACAAAGTACAGGAAGACTGCCTTACGTGAAAAACTTCAAAATCAATACCTATGTAGATGGAGGCAATTGCAACTGGACACAGGATTTTGCCCGCAAAGCTTTGCGTTGGGAACGTCGTTTAGAATTGGCTATGGAAGGAAGCCGATTTTTTGACCTTGTTCGCTGGGGAATTACAGATCAGGTTATGAATGACTTTTATGCAAAAGAAAAAACAAAACGTACGTATTATCAGGATGCTTTTTTTGATGCGCATAAAGAAGAATATTGCCCAATTCCGTTGAAACAAATTAATTTCAGTCAGGGATTGTACAAACAAAATCCAGGTTATTAA
- a CDS encoding SusC/RagA family TonB-linked outer membrane protein gives MKSKIIYFLFFFFPVLMMTAQENGVKGMVISADDGMPLPGATVLISGTNISTATDFDGNFSFGNINSDAILVVSFIGYAPQSIPVKGQKMINVTLKVDNNQLNEVVVTGYSKQKKTDITGAVAVVNMKEVMKQPEPNPIKALQGRIAGVKVSSDGSPSGGNTKVVIRGVGTLNNTDPLYVIDGMPTKSGMHELNPNDIETIQVLKDASSASIYGSRASNGVIIITTKKGKEGKMRINFSTYASFSDYSRKLDVLNANQFGQALWQANINDGLNPNNNNLRYQFDWSVNNNKPQLNKVLVPEYLDTQQTLKASNTDWYDAISQTGVANSYDLSVSNASDKGNYVFSLGYYGNEGVVKTTDFERISARMNSSYKYFDGKLVIGENFSLNRTNEVTDPGVLDPALRALPIIPVHTVDGIGWGGPVGGMNDRQNPVRLLEYNKDNNYDYLRLFGNAYADLEIIKNLHIKTSFGMDYGFYKKRTLQRSYKSGYLQNDQTSVTIDQSISDKWTWTNTAIYSLNFGKSNLNLMAGTEMYKDTYDTNTLRKNDFLIETPDYMYPDAGTGESFTSGTSTVYSLLSYFGKADYEFDNRYLVSATIRRDGSSRFGKNNQFGTFPAVSAGWRISNENFIKNNAPVFSDLKLRAGWGQTGNQEISNTAVYSLYLASYAGGSPTWATSFGTAYDIAGNGNGLLPSGFIATQSGNDDLKWETTTQTNIGLDFGLFKQKLSGSIDYYIKKTDDILVLPPYLGVIGEGGNRWVNGASMENKGWEFSLGYHDETSFGLKYDISGNISANKNKITQLPDEVKNNYGGDGLDDNILGRPINSMYGYVTDGLFTSQDQVDNSAIQEGKGLGRIRYKDLNGDGTITDKDRTWIGNPNPGLLYGINLNLSYKNFDFTTFWEGASDVDVINNTKYQTDFWSVDDVGSNKGTRLLNAWSLDNPNSTIPALTTVDRNAESRFSTYYVENGNYLKLRVLQFGYSFPKELVKKLNMESFRLYISGQNLLIIDAKSFTGVDPENAGFGYPQPTTFTAGLNFTL, from the coding sequence ATGAAAAGTAAAATTATTTATTTTCTATTTTTCTTCTTTCCGGTGCTAATGATGACGGCTCAGGAAAATGGAGTAAAGGGAATGGTAATTTCGGCAGATGACGGAATGCCGCTTCCAGGAGCAACCGTACTCATTTCGGGTACAAATATCAGTACAGCAACAGATTTTGATGGCAATTTTTCGTTCGGGAATATAAATTCAGATGCTATTCTTGTAGTTTCCTTTATAGGATATGCTCCACAATCTATTCCTGTTAAAGGTCAAAAAATGATCAATGTAACTTTAAAAGTAGATAACAACCAGCTAAATGAAGTTGTCGTAACAGGATACTCTAAACAAAAGAAAACAGATATCACAGGCGCAGTTGCCGTTGTAAACATGAAGGAAGTCATGAAACAGCCAGAGCCAAACCCGATCAAAGCTTTGCAGGGAAGAATTGCCGGAGTAAAAGTATCGTCGGATGGTTCGCCAAGTGGAGGAAATACAAAAGTGGTGATTCGTGGCGTGGGGACGCTGAACAATACAGATCCGCTTTATGTAATTGACGGAATGCCGACAAAATCCGGAATGCATGAATTAAACCCTAATGATATTGAAACCATTCAGGTTTTGAAAGATGCTTCTTCGGCAAGTATTTACGGTTCCCGAGCTTCAAACGGTGTGATTATCATTACAACCAAAAAAGGAAAAGAAGGTAAAATGAGAATCAATTTCAGTACCTATGCTTCCTTTTCTGATTATTCAAGAAAGTTAGATGTACTAAATGCAAACCAGTTTGGGCAGGCACTTTGGCAGGCCAATATCAACGACGGTTTAAATCCGAATAATAATAATTTACGCTATCAGTTTGACTGGTCGGTAAATAACAATAAACCACAGTTGAATAAAGTTTTGGTTCCGGAATATTTAGATACACAGCAAACCCTTAAGGCTTCAAATACAGATTGGTATGACGCAATTTCTCAAACTGGAGTTGCCAATTCTTATGATTTGTCTGTATCGAATGCTTCTGATAAAGGAAATTATGTTTTCTCGTTAGGTTATTATGGAAATGAAGGTGTTGTAAAAACAACAGATTTCGAAAGAATTTCTGCGAGAATGAACAGTTCTTATAAATATTTTGATGGCAAATTAGTTATCGGAGAAAACTTCAGTTTAAACCGTACGAACGAAGTAACAGATCCGGGCGTTTTAGATCCTGCTCTTAGAGCTTTACCAATTATTCCGGTGCACACTGTAGACGGAATAGGTTGGGGAGGACCGGTTGGAGGAATGAACGACAGACAAAATCCAGTTCGTCTCTTAGAATATAATAAAGACAATAATTACGATTATTTGCGTCTTTTTGGTAACGCTTACGCGGATTTGGAAATCATTAAAAATCTGCATATCAAAACCAGTTTCGGAATGGATTATGGTTTTTACAAAAAACGCACGTTACAAAGAAGCTATAAATCAGGTTATTTGCAAAACGATCAGACTTCTGTTACAATCGATCAGTCAATAAGCGACAAATGGACTTGGACGAATACAGCAATTTATAGCTTAAACTTTGGAAAAAGCAATCTGAATTTGATGGCGGGAACGGAGATGTACAAGGACACTTACGATACAAATACATTACGTAAAAATGACTTTTTGATCGAAACGCCGGATTATATGTATCCGGATGCAGGAACAGGAGAATCTTTTACCAGCGGAACTTCTACTGTATATTCTTTGCTTTCTTATTTTGGAAAAGCAGATTACGAGTTTGATAATCGTTATTTGGTTTCGGCTACAATTCGTCGTGATGGTTCTTCTCGTTTTGGAAAAAACAATCAATTCGGGACATTTCCGGCAGTTTCTGCAGGATGGAGAATCAGCAACGAAAATTTCATTAAAAACAACGCCCCTGTTTTTTCTGACTTAAAATTAAGAGCAGGCTGGGGACAAACCGGTAATCAGGAAATAAGTAATACAGCAGTTTATTCGCTTTATCTGGCAAGTTACGCAGGCGGAAGCCCAACTTGGGCAACTTCTTTTGGAACAGCTTACGATATTGCAGGAAACGGAAACGGATTGCTTCCGTCTGGTTTTATTGCAACGCAATCCGGAAATGATGATTTGAAATGGGAAACTACGACGCAGACCAACATTGGTTTGGACTTTGGTTTATTCAAACAAAAATTGAGCGGCTCTATAGATTATTATATCAAGAAAACAGATGATATTTTGGTATTACCACCTTATTTAGGAGTTATTGGCGAAGGAGGAAACCGTTGGGTAAACGGTGCTTCTATGGAAAACAAAGGTTGGGAGTTTTCTTTAGGCTATCATGATGAAACTTCATTTGGATTGAAATATGATATTTCCGGAAACATTTCGGCAAACAAAAATAAGATTACACAATTACCGGATGAAGTAAAAAACAACTACGGAGGCGACGGATTGGATGATAATATTTTAGGACGTCCAATAAATTCGATGTACGGTTATGTTACTGACGGATTGTTTACAAGTCAGGATCAGGTGGATAACTCGGCAATTCAGGAAGGAAAAGGCCTTGGAAGAATTCGTTACAAAGACTTAAATGGTGACGGAACAATTACAGATAAAGACCGCACATGGATCGGAAATCCAAATCCGGGATTGTTGTATGGAATTAATTTAAACTTGTCTTATAAAAACTTTGATTTTACCACTTTCTGGGAAGGTGCAAGTGATGTGGATGTTATCAATAACACCAAATATCAGACTGATTTCTGGAGCGTAGATGATGTGGGATCAAACAAAGGAACTCGTTTGCTGAATGCATGGTCTTTAGACAATCCAAATTCTACAATTCCAGCCCTGACAACAGTTGACAGAAATGCAGAGTCAAGATTTTCAACTTATTACGTAGAAAATGGAAATTATCTTAAACTTAGAGTTTTGCAGTTTGGATATAGTTTTCCTAAAGAATTAGTGAAGAAATTGAATATGGAAAGTTTTAGACTTTACATCAGCGGACAGAATTTGTTGATTATTGATGCTAAAAGCTTCACAGGAGTTGATCCTGAAAATGCAGGTTTTGGATATCCACAGCCAACAACTTTTACGGCTGGTCTTAATTTTACTTTATAA
- a CDS encoding glycoside hydrolase family 32 protein, which yields MKSKKHLPLAFYSTILLSVGGFTPYLAVAQTTAVSISTFDEEQMYRPNFHFTPKKGWMNDPNGMFYADGKYHLFYQHFPDGNKWGPMHWGHAVSKDLIKWEELPIAIYPDKDKYIFSGSAVVDTHNTSGLGIGKTAPIVAVYTLHDMTKEKENKIDVEQQDIAFSNDNGFTWQKFEEGNPVIKNPGIRDFRDPKVTWDETHKQWIMVLAAQDRSQFYKSKDLKSWECLSDFGKNIGAHGGVWECPDFFQIKVQWTNETKWVLIQSLNPGGQMVVLEHNILLEILMELLLH from the coding sequence ATGAAATCAAAGAAACATCTACCGCTGGCATTTTATAGTACGATACTCCTTTCAGTAGGGGGATTTACGCCATATTTGGCTGTGGCGCAAACAACTGCTGTTTCAATATCAACTTTTGATGAGGAACAAATGTACCGTCCTAATTTTCATTTTACACCAAAAAAAGGATGGATGAACGATCCTAACGGAATGTTCTATGCAGATGGAAAATATCATTTATTCTATCAGCACTTTCCTGATGGAAATAAATGGGGACCGATGCATTGGGGGCATGCCGTTAGTAAAGATCTGATTAAATGGGAAGAGTTGCCTATCGCGATTTACCCAGATAAGGATAAATATATTTTCTCAGGAAGTGCCGTTGTCGATACACATAATACTTCAGGTTTAGGTATTGGAAAAACTGCTCCAATTGTAGCGGTCTATACTTTGCATGATATGACAAAAGAAAAAGAAAATAAAATTGATGTCGAGCAGCAGGACATTGCTTTTTCGAATGACAATGGTTTTACATGGCAGAAATTTGAGGAAGGAAATCCTGTCATAAAAAACCCAGGAATTCGAGATTTTCGTGACCCAAAAGTAACTTGGGATGAAACGCATAAGCAATGGATTATGGTTTTAGCAGCACAGGATCGTTCTCAATTTTATAAATCCAAAGACTTAAAAAGCTGGGAATGTCTATCTGATTTCGGGAAAAATATTGGGGCACATGGAGGTGTTTGGGAATGTCCGGATTTTTTTCAAATAAAAGTACAATGGACAAATGAAACCAAATGGGTTTTAATTCAGAGCTTAAATCCTGGGGGGCAAATGGTGGTTCTGGAACACAATATTTTATTGGAGATTTTGATGGAACTACTTTTACATTAG
- a CDS encoding substrate-binding domain-containing protein, with protein MYQTVKYILLLFIASLTLISCKQKLSNKIKVGFSQAMTTDDWRKQMNSSMKIEASLRSGVDLTIKDANNNIEKQIEDIEGFISNKVDVIIVSPIQSKPLTAVVEKSIKAGIPVLVVDRKIEGESYTAYLGADNIEIGRIAARYIISHSKGSGKIIEITGANGSSPAYERSLGFEQIINENKRFRVNNIIHGNWEGESVKESLKTILLQNPDIEYIFAHNDRMALSAWETAKTVGLEKKIKFIGVDGLNTVNGGIELVKSGVLDGTILYPTGGNEALKLALKMYNKEAIAKNNILNTIVIDKNNAEIIENQMDKVDQQQTVIESQQGAIKVQEREYASQNNLVRLLSFFLVIILSLTIYSIYSTISISRKKKQLERINQTVIDQNNEIQEMAKIAERSNEVKLNFFTGLSHEFKTPITLIMSYVESLIENEKIKGTALIDEVKLIHKNSNRLLRLINQLLDFRKN; from the coding sequence ATGTATCAAACTGTAAAATATATTTTGCTGCTTTTTATAGCATCATTAACTTTAATTTCCTGCAAACAAAAACTGAGTAATAAAATAAAAGTTGGGTTTTCTCAGGCTATGACTACAGATGATTGGCGTAAACAAATGAACAGCTCAATGAAGATTGAAGCCTCATTACGGTCTGGGGTTGATTTAACTATAAAAGACGCTAATAACAATATCGAGAAACAAATAGAAGATATTGAAGGATTTATATCTAACAAAGTTGATGTTATTATTGTATCTCCAATTCAATCTAAACCATTGACTGCAGTTGTAGAAAAATCAATAAAGGCTGGAATTCCTGTTCTTGTTGTAGATCGAAAAATTGAAGGGGAAAGCTATACTGCTTACCTCGGAGCTGATAATATTGAAATTGGGAGAATTGCTGCCCGATATATTATTTCGCACAGTAAAGGGTCTGGTAAGATTATAGAAATAACTGGAGCAAACGGTTCTTCACCAGCATACGAGCGAAGTCTTGGTTTTGAACAGATTATCAATGAAAATAAGCGTTTCAGAGTCAATAATATTATTCATGGCAATTGGGAAGGAGAATCTGTTAAAGAGTCTTTAAAAACTATTCTTTTGCAAAATCCTGACATCGAATATATTTTCGCACATAATGACCGTATGGCTTTAAGCGCCTGGGAAACTGCCAAAACTGTTGGATTAGAAAAGAAAATCAAATTTATTGGTGTTGACGGACTCAATACAGTAAATGGGGGGATAGAATTGGTGAAGAGCGGAGTTTTAGATGGTACAATTCTATATCCGACAGGAGGAAATGAAGCGTTGAAATTGGCCTTAAAAATGTACAATAAAGAAGCGATTGCAAAAAATAATATTCTCAACACAATTGTAATAGACAAGAATAATGCTGAAATTATCGAAAATCAAATGGATAAAGTCGATCAGCAGCAAACAGTTATTGAGTCACAGCAGGGAGCGATAAAAGTTCAGGAAAGAGAATATGCTTCGCAGAATAATCTGGTTCGATTGCTAAGTTTTTTCTTAGTCATCATTTTGAGTTTGACGATTTACAGTATTTATTCGACAATTTCTATTTCAAGAAAGAAAAAACAGCTTGAAAGAATTAATCAAACCGTAATTGATCAGAATAATGAAATTCAGGAAATGGCTAAAATAGCGGAGAGAAGCAATGAAGTAAAATTGAATTTCTTTACAGGACTTTCGCATGAATTCAAAACCCCAATAACCCTGATTATGAGTTATGTAGAGTCGTTGATTGAAAATGAAAAAATTAAAGGCACTGCTCTTATCGATGAAGTAAAACTAATCCATAAAAACTCAAATCGGCTGCTCAGATTAATAAATCAATTGCTGGATTTTAGAAAAAATTGA
- a CDS encoding glycoside hydrolase family 32 protein yields the protein MGFNSELKSWGANGGSGTQYFIGDFDGTTFTLDPNFAKRVEQEKAVWIDYGKDNYAGVTWNNVPNADGRRLFIGWMSNWDYAQDVPTNAWRSATTITREIQLIKNGNDYILVSNPVNEINKYVSKSIKKKNLKGKGNLSISEAGKIDLTKAIIDFKLKNLKQDTYTFTLSNDKGESLTFGINNSDHYLFVDRSKSGKNDFSEKFAATITKAALNGNQKEGVFKIILDKTSIEIFYNNGEKVITEIFFTNHPFTSLSVSSKDEIELNNFVINQLNIN from the coding sequence ATGGGTTTTAATTCAGAGCTTAAATCCTGGGGGGCAAATGGTGGTTCTGGAACACAATATTTTATTGGAGATTTTGATGGAACTACTTTTACATTAGACCCAAATTTTGCCAAAAGAGTAGAACAGGAAAAGGCTGTTTGGATAGATTATGGGAAAGACAATTATGCTGGTGTAACTTGGAATAATGTTCCAAATGCTGACGGACGACGATTGTTTATTGGTTGGATGTCTAATTGGGACTATGCACAAGATGTTCCTACTAATGCGTGGAGAAGCGCCACGACAATTACTCGTGAAATTCAGTTAATCAAAAATGGTAATGATTATATTTTGGTCAGCAATCCGGTAAACGAAATCAATAAATATGTTTCTAAATCTATTAAAAAGAAAAATTTAAAAGGAAAAGGTAATCTTTCGATTTCGGAAGCGGGGAAAATTGATTTAACTAAGGCAATTATTGATTTTAAGCTTAAAAATTTAAAACAAGATACCTACACTTTTACTCTTTCAAATGATAAAGGCGAGTCATTGACTTTCGGAATCAATAATTCAGATCATTATTTATTTGTAGATCGTTCGAAGTCTGGAAAAAATGATTTTTCTGAAAAGTTTGCAGCAACGATCACAAAAGCAGCTTTAAACGGCAATCAAAAAGAAGGTGTTTTTAAAATTATTTTAGATAAAACCTCTATTGAAATATTTTACAACAATGGCGAAAAAGTTATAACCGAAATCTTTTTCACAAACCATCCATTTACATCTTTATCAGTTTCTTCAAAAGATGAAATTGAATTAAACAACTTCGTAATTAACCAATTAAATATAAACTAA